The Caulifigura coniformis genome includes a region encoding these proteins:
- a CDS encoding LysR family transcriptional regulator has translation MLLRNAEIFCDVANCRSFSKAAAARGMSQPAISQAIQQLEEHLGVTLIDRSQRPLQLTPPGEAYFDGCRRLFSDYRLLEDRVQNLSAKVTGRVRVAAIYSVGLLQMAEYVSRFEDRYPDVVLQLDYLHPDQVYERVNQDEADLGIVSFPRDGGDIECIPWLDQVIGVVVAPQHRLAAKTDIALAEIDGEDFVAFTQDLRIRKEIDRTLRKNKVSVNAVHQFDNIENIKRAVEIGAGVSILPLPTARREIDAGMLKALHLTGLKWHRPLGIVKRRHKHLSAAASRFVELLQEALGADDPWTKRAPAERAKAD, from the coding sequence ATGCTGCTGCGAAATGCAGAAATCTTCTGTGATGTCGCCAACTGCCGGAGCTTCTCCAAGGCGGCAGCGGCTCGCGGCATGTCCCAACCGGCCATCAGCCAGGCAATTCAGCAACTCGAAGAGCACCTTGGCGTTACGCTCATCGATCGCTCGCAGCGGCCCCTGCAGCTCACCCCTCCCGGCGAAGCCTATTTCGATGGCTGCCGTCGACTGTTTTCCGACTACCGGCTCCTCGAGGATCGGGTCCAGAACCTGAGTGCCAAGGTCACGGGGCGTGTTCGAGTCGCGGCGATTTACTCGGTCGGACTGCTCCAGATGGCGGAGTACGTCAGCCGCTTCGAGGACCGCTATCCCGATGTCGTCCTGCAACTGGACTATCTCCATCCAGACCAGGTGTACGAACGGGTGAATCAGGACGAGGCCGATCTCGGCATCGTGTCGTTCCCCCGCGACGGCGGCGACATCGAATGCATTCCCTGGCTCGACCAGGTGATCGGGGTCGTCGTTGCGCCGCAGCATCGACTGGCCGCGAAGACGGACATCGCCCTCGCGGAAATCGACGGCGAAGACTTCGTCGCGTTCACACAGGACCTGCGGATCCGGAAAGAGATCGACCGCACCCTGCGGAAGAACAAGGTGTCGGTGAACGCCGTCCACCAGTTCGATAATATCGAGAACATCAAGCGCGCCGTCGAAATCGGAGCCGGCGTTTCCATACTTCCCCTGCCGACCGCCCGGCGCGAGATCGACGCGGGAATGCTGAAGGCGCTGCACCTGACGGGTTTGAAGTGGCATCGTCCGCTCGGCATCGTCAAGCGGCGTCACAAACATCTGTCGGCGGCCGCGTCGCGGTTCGTCGAACTTCTGCAAGAGGCTCTCGGGGCTGACGACCCCTGGACGAAACGGGCGCCCGCTGAGCGGGCCAAGGCTGACTGA